Sequence from the Macaca fascicularis isolate 582-1 chromosome 16, T2T-MFA8v1.1 genome:
gctttctttctgtgggCTGGAGGGGCTTGAACCCCGGAGCGGGTGGCAGTTTGGTCTGTGGCCTGGCACCACCTGGTGGTGAGTGCAGGGAGTGCGAGCTCCGGGTCCCTACCGTTGACCACGATGGTGAGCAGGCAGTCGAAGAGGGGCTGCAGCCGCTGGTGCCCGCTGGTGATGATTTTGTGGAACACCTGTGCCAGGAGGGACAGGGGCACTGTGggctccctgctgcctccagACTCAGCCAAGAGGACGCCGCCCCTGCACCAGCTGGGCCCAGCCACACGAGCCCCCTCACCACAATGAGCAGGTCGGCGTGGGTCCCCGTGAAGACTGGGATGTCCATGGGCACGCGAACCGAGTAAGGCTTGTTCAGCCGCACCCCAAAGTTCCGCTCCCCGCTCAGAAGCAGCAGGATGAAGACACCAATGTGCATCAGGCCCACCCGAGCTGCGGCAGGTGACGTGGGAGGGGTCACTCgggtgggagggggagggaggggcccAGACAGGGACCATTTTGGGGGCCTCCCTCCCGGGAGGTTAGAGTGCCAGGCCTGAGctcctgggaggcagggcagaTGGCGGGCCCTCCACCTCGCCACCAGGAAAGCCCCCAGCATCCCACCCCACCCTGGTCTTACATTGATCGGCCCGGGCATCGTTGAGGAAGAAGAGGATGGGGACAAGGATGTCTAGGACGTCACTGCTCTTCAGTACGAAGAAGAGGAATTTCTGGGGGTGCGGGGAGGGACCAAGTGGGCTGAGTTCGAGGGAGGGGCAGCTCTGCCCCACCCCCCTCAGTCTGACACTGTCCCCGCCCCTGGGCTATTGGAGCAGCTGCTCGCCATCTTCCTGCAGGGCCCCTCGAGGCTGGCCCACCTTGTTGAAGTCGCAGAGCTTCCAGAAGAGAACTAGCAGCTCCTGGTGGAACTGGATCTTCTTGGTGGAGTTGGGCAGGTAGGTCTGGAGCAGGGGGTTGGACAGCAGCCGGGCTATACCCTTGAGGATGAACTGGAAGTCCTGGGGGTGAGGACAGAGCAGCGGGCCTGTCCAGCATGATCCCCACAGCTCCAACTTCCCAGCCTAGGCCCCCCACAAatgcctcctccttcccccagagCCAGATCCCACCTCCAGAGACCGAGGGCCCTGATGCTATCATCCATAGCTGTCCTGGGGCGATGCCTCAGGAAACGGAGTCCCTCATAGGTGTGGACAGCCCTGGCCCCTCCACCAGACTGCAGACTCTCTGTCCTTAGGCTGTGCACCCCTTGAGCAAGGCTGCCGCTCCCAGTGAGctcccacacatgcacaccctcAACCTCGTCCCTGCCCACCTTAGACTCATGGTTGACAGATTTCATCCTTCTACCCCTCCCCAAAATACTCCCCCATCACCCCATCACACTCGAGGGGCATTCCACTGTTGTGTCATTTACTGAGACCTGCCACCAGCTGAGGTGAGAAGGCAGCTAGTGTCCTGTGTTTTAGCTGCAGAAGTTAGAACTCTGGGAGTTCAAGCACCTCACAACCAAGATCACAAGACATGTGAACTGGGACTGCCTGGCCTGAAGCCCTTGTCCACTGTCattcccctctctccccaccacCTCTGAAATGACATCAGCCACCTCCTCCTAGAAGCCTTCCCAGTTACTTCTACCCAGGTGAGGCCATCAGCCCTTCCTGCACCTTGAAACCCTCACAGCCCTGCCAATATTTCATCTGGGGTGGCCCCAGCCCACAGAGAGCATGGTTCCTTCATGGAGGGGTCAGGATCCCCCATATCCCTGTCTCACTTCCATCCCCCCGCCCCCTGCAAAGCCACTGTGGGGAATGGACTTGCCTCCTCACGATGGATGCGGGACAAGTAGTTCACAAACAGGTTCTCGGGGCCTGGAGGCTGCCAAGAGGAGAAGCCCGTGGTAAGCAGgcgtcctcccggccacccgcAGCCCCAGCAGCTGCCCTTCATGTTCCCATGCTTACATCGGCATCATCCATGGCGGTGCCAGTGGTGGTGCCGTCCACAGTGGGGCTGGCACTGCTGGCGCTGTCGTGGTCCAAGGTGACAATGAGCACCTGGGCAGCCTCCTCCACCAGGGGCTCCCGGTAGTCAGAGAAGAGCAGGTGGTTGTAGGGGATCCCGTAGCCCACAGGGTCATAGGCACACACGGTGTTCAGGAGGGAGGTGAAGAGGGGCAGGGCATGTCTGCAGCAGGAGAGGGGACAAGGCTGCAGAGGCTCCACCGGGGCCCAGCCCCCTGGCCACACCCCTCTGGCCACATGGGAGGATCAGcctcattcaacaagcattttaGCGCCAGGCCAGGGAGTGGCTTGGAAAGAGTGGGTGGGGGAAGCCCAGAACCATGAGTAGGGCACATTCATACCCCTTAGGGTCTAAAGGGGCAGATACCCTCCCTCAGGGCCTCAGAGATGGGATTGGAGGCCCATGGAGAAGGCGGGCTTCCCCTCGGGGAGCAGAGCCCAGGCTCAGCCAACCAGTTCCCAGGCCACAGAATGACTCCACTCAGACTCAAGATATGTCAGGGTTCAAGCTGCTcgtcttacagatgaggaagctgagacccagagaggttaagtgaggGACAAAGGGTGGCAGTTTGCCTGATAAGGCTGGTGAGAAAAAAAGCTCTGGCCAGCCTCTGACCATGGCTGGTGGAGGGGACTGCCTGGCTGCCTTCTCTTCTGGAGTAGGGTGGAAGGTTGAGCAGAAGACTAGGAAACCTGAATAAGGCGTGTCATGTAGGGACCAAAGTCTGAAAGGCGGAGGTTGACCGCCACCTGCTGGGCACTGACCCTATGCGGCCAACACAGCTCCCCATGGGAGCTACCTGCTCAAATACTCAACCCTGCCATGTGACACGTGTGACAGCCCCCCGCCCCATGCTCACGTGTCCCCCACAGTCCATAAGTGCCTCATGTGGGCTGGGCCTCCCTGCCCTTCGGGGTATTTGTCACACATACACCCCAACCCGGTCTCTAAACTGCAGGATCCCACACAGCAGCCTCAAGCCACAAGGAGCTGTCGAGCCCTTGGAATGTGGCTGATTGGAACTGAGACCTGCTATAAGTGCAGAATACACACTGGATTCTGAAAACTTAGTATGAAAAgcgggggccgggcgcggtggctcaagcctgtaatcccagcactttgggaggccgagacgggcgaatcacgagttcaggagatcgagaccatcctggctaacacggtgaaaccccgtctctactaaaatacaaaaaaaattagccgggcgaggtggcgggcgcctgtactcccagctactcgggaggctgaggcaggagaatggcgtgaacccgggaggcggggcttgcagtgagctgagatccggccactgcactccagcctgggcaacagagccagactccgtctcaaaaaaaaaaaaaaaaagaaaaaaaaaaagaaaagggggatgtgccagccgggcgcggtggctcatgcctgtaatcccagcactttgggaggtcgaggcaggtggatcacaaggtcaggagattgagaccatcatggctaacacggtgaaaccctgtctctactaaaaatacaaaaaaattagccgggcatggtggcgggcgcctatagtcccagttgctggggtggctgaggcaggagaatggcgtgaacccgggaggtggagcttgcagcgagccgagatcgcaccactgcactccagcctgggagacagagcgagactccatatcaaaaaaaaaaaaaaaaaaaaagggggggatgTAAAACAGCTCAATAATGTTATATACTGATTCCATGTTAAATGCTAAAGTTTGGGGTATATCGggttatatgaaatatattattaattaattttatttatttatttattttttgaaacggagtctcactttgtcacccaggctggagtgcagtagcgcaatctcggctcactgcaacctctgcctccccggttcaagtgattctcgtacctcagtctcctgagtagctgggattacaggcgcccaccaccaagcccagctaatttttgtatttttagtagagacagggtttcaccatgttggccaggctggtctcaaactcctgacctcaggtgatctgcccaccttggactcccaaagttctgggcttacaggtgtgagccaccgcgcctggcccaattttactttttaacgttttttaattttaaaattgcactCGTGGTTTACATCCTATTTCTACTGGACAGGCGGCTCTTGATGGAGAACCCAGGGAGGGATCACTGAGGGGCCCCCAGATTCTGTCCTGTCCAGGACTCCAAAGAGAGACTGAAGGGGCTGGTGTAAGGTGTTGCTGGTAAATTAAAGTTTATTACCACCAGGGGGCAGCACCTCCCCTCAAACGAGACCCGGGGCTGGCGAGTGGACTCAGTTCTGGGTTGCCTGGAATAAGAGGGAGGAGAGCGGCAGAAAGGCGGGACCTCACCTGTTCTCCGTGGAACAAAAGAACTGAACCCATGGGTTGGTGCTGCCACTTTCCGGAGCTGGGGGCAGGTACATGGCCTCGGAGAAGCATGTCAGCAGCAGTTTCAGCAGCTCCATCCttggaggggggaagggggggacCTTAGAATCCCAGTTCCCTCTTGGAGGTGCCGCCCACCCAGCCTAGCGCCCCAGTCCAGGTCCATGGAAGGAAGTGACCCCTGCTGACCCCTGTAAGGCCAAGGTCGGGTCACAGGTGAGGACGGTCTTCTGGGGAGAGCCCATGGGCTCTCTCTGAGCTATGTGGGGGCCAGGCCCGGGGCCCAGCTGCAAAGAGGGCTCTGGGCCTGGGCAAAGCTCACCGGTTCATATCATGGATGTAGTTAGGCTGGGGGGAGTGAGCGAAGCCCACACCAGCCTCCCAGATGTATTCACAGCTGTCCAGGGAGTGGACGTCCTCCGCCGAGTCCTCGGGACAGGGCCAGGAAGAGGCCAGGTTAGGGGTCGAGAGGTGAACAGCAGCCTGGGTCAGAACCCTACCACCTAGAGCCTCGCACAGTCCCATGGGGCAGAGACCCCCCATTCTCTTAAAGACAGGTCCTCAAAATGGCCCGGTCCTCATGCACAAGGGCAGGAATGAATATTCTTAGGCCTCTTGAAAGCTCgtttttctttcatctcacaCTGGTTCTTTCACTTGCTCAGTCCAGCAtgggacagggagagagggagggaggggcaggggatTGGGTGCCGCAGGTTTGGGGGTGGCAGAGAACTCAAGGTGAAGTCCATAACGCCACAGGAAGCAAGAGGGCTGGGCCTCCTGTGTCCAAACCCTGCACCCCACCCACCCTGGGCAGGCAAAGACAATGGGTGTCTGTGCCCAGCCATCCGAATGCAGCAGGCAGGGCCAGCCCCAGCTGGCTTCCCTCCAGCTGTACCAGTCACCACCCAGGCCTACACGTGCCAGGCAGCTCAGCTCTCCTGGAGCCCCCTGGCCCCCAGTGCAATCTGCCCAAGGGAACTTCAACTGGCCTGGCCCCAACCCAGGACCGGAGCCTGCTctgcctgggggtggggggctgggggaccCTCACCACAGTGCTCCTCCGGTGGCTCTGGACTGTGAAGTCCGGGCAGAAGAGCAGGTCAGCAATGGCCAGGAGCAGGGACTCGGCCAGGGGCCTGGCATTCTCATCATCCTCTTCTCCCTGCTGGGGACACAGCACCCACAGGCTGCCTCAGTGATAGCTGGCCAGGGAGAGGTGGCCCAGGGCTTACGGGGTGGTAGAGGACAGGGGCTGAGCCCAGGCAGGCACCCATGGGCAGAGGAATGAAAGGACAGGAAGTGGACTCCTGGTTGCCCCAAACCTCCCAAGGCAGAAGTGGGGCAGAGCAGGGAGCCTGGCCGGGAACAGCAAGGGAAACTCCCCTACCAACTGGTGGGGACTGGGCAGCGACCCCCAACATCAAGAGTCTCAGCCCTGCTAGGAATCGCTGTGTTGCATCCCTCGGCACCTCACCCAGAGATAAACCCAGGGCAGGTGGTGTGGGGGAGAGAGGACAGTACAGTCCCTCTCCGGCCCTCAGAGGGCCCAGTTCCTCTGCCCCCACCTCTGCCCGGTGACCCCTGGCTCTCAGCTTCTCTCCACACCCTACTTCTTCCGGACTGTGGACACAGAAACCCCCATGGGAGGGGAACTGAGGGCCCAAGGAGGTGGCGTGAACACCATCCCTCAGCAGCACCCACTGGCCCCACCCCCACACTTCCCAAATCCCAGAAGAGGCTTGAAGGAGCATGGCCGGCCCTGAAGGGCGCTCTCCCTGTGACGCCAACTCTGCCTCCCACCCAGCCCTGGCCAGGCCCACAGACCCCTCCTCGCCCTGCCCCGGGCACTGTGGACCAGAAGAAGCCCCTCCAGTCAGGATCCTCAAAGATGTAGGGCAGCACGCGGGTGAGCAGCCGGCTGCAGTTCAGGACAATCTGCTTCTCCTTCTCCGAGTGGCAGCCACTCTCAGCTCCCTGTACCAGCTTCTCAACGGCCTGTGGGGGCAGGCAGGAGCAGAGGGCAGGCTGGAAGGTGGGGAGAGGACCCTGGCACTTGGGTTCAGGTGGACATCCAGGCTGCAGAGGAGAGACAGTGGGGCCACAGGCGGAGGAGCCACCTGGAGTCGGGGTCAGCCAGCCTGGCGGGACGGGGACACAGGCCAGAGCAGCTTGAAGCATCAGGACAGCCAGGGCCCAGGTCATCACTGGATGGCTGAGGCCTTGCTAAGTGagtctcccagcctcagtttccctatctgtaaactGGCGACACTAGCAGTACCCACCCCACAGGGGGAGCTGAATGAACCGATCTATAGAAGGTGCTCACTTAGATGTGGCCCGGAGGATTCCCCCATAAATGGCGGCTGCCATGGTCCCTCCGCCCAGCGAGGAGACCCACAGAGAGAGAAGTGGGAGAGCTGGGTGAAGCCACAGGGCTGCCCGGACCTGGGGGTCGGGAGGTCCTGGATATGCCTGCCTTCTCCTGCTGTGGGTTGGGAGGGTGGAAGAGTGGCAGCGAGGGACTGGGCAGCCCTCACCTTGTAGCACAGGGTGGCCAAGTTGGAGGGTGACTCTTCCCGCACGGCCCGGATCTCTGCTGCTGGCACCAGTGCAAACACATCCTGCACCGAGGTGGCTGTGTCTGCCCAGAACTGGTCCCAAAAGGCATCATCGGTGGCTTCCACAGGCTGTCGGGGGACCAAGGGTCCAGAGTTATACAACTCCTGGCCAGACGGCCCACAGTTTGCCCAACCTGTGACCAGGAGAGACCCCGAGAGGGAAGCCAGAGTCCCCCTACCAGCTGGGGTCCCAGAGCCTTCCCACATGGGTGGGGGACATCCTTCAGCCACCACAACCCCTGGATAGCACAGTCAGGCTGCAGACACTGGGTGTGCATGGTCGGGGTCAGCTAGGCACAGTCAGCCAAAGCCCAGCACCACCCCTGAGGGGCTGTGTGACCCTGGTTAAGTCACCATCCTCCCCTGACAAGGCAGGCTGACCTCGCACCTCGGCACAGCCCCAGGCCACACCATTAGGTCAAATGCCCGGGGATCCAGGTCAAGACTGTGCCCTCTCTCCATGGGAAGAAGACCAAAGGCAACTTGTACTCCGTccccagtcacccaggctgcccACCACAGGCCTCCAGTCTCTACCCTCTCGCAGCACACCCAAAACAGCTGCCACATCTGGTGAATTCACCTCTGCGGCTCTTGGACCCCAACTCGCTCCTCTCAGCGCCCACCTCCAGTGCTGCAGCTCAGGCTGCCCTCGCCAGGGCTCCCGCCTTCACATCCACCTCCTTCAATCCTGCCTCTACGTTGCTGCCCACCCATGCACCGAGGTGGCATCCTGCATGTACCGCTGACACAGGCACTGCTTCCTCACCCAGAGCCCTTCAAGGGCTCCCCACTGCCTGCTGGGACAAGTCCAAATCTCAGCCCAGCACTCAACCAAGATCTCACAGAAACATGCCTtacccacatgcacacagacacacatgcatacacatgtgtatgttatacacacacacacctgcatttACTACCCCAGGACTCCACCCTGCCATCTCTTCTCTTTACCTTCACCTGAGctgttctctcttctcctctttcccttttccccacaacAATATATTCCAAAATCCATTCCCACAGAGGCAATAGGCCTTAAAAACACACATgcccagccgggcacagtggctcatgtctgtaatcccagcactttgggaggccaaggcaggtggaccccctgaggtcaggagttcgagaccagcctggccaacatggtgaaaccctgtctctactaaaaatacaaaaattagccgggcgtggtggcaggcacctataatctctgctactcaggaggatgaggcaggagaattgtgggaacctgggaggcgaaggttgcagtggaccgagatcgcgccactatactccagcctgggagacacagcaaaacttcgtctcaaaaaaaaaaaaaaaacatatatatgccCTTCGAGTCATCTAGGCAGTCACCTAGGCAATGAAGGCAACTAATTTGAATCATaaatttcacttctagaaatCTCTCCAAAAGAAATCATTAGAGATGTGCACGCGGGAGCATGTATATTGTTGATAGCAGTGCAAagttggaatcaacctaaataaaCAACAATTGGAGAAGGCttaaaaaatgaaggcaaagCCATACAAgtgaatattatgcagccatcaGAATCATGTTTTCCAAGAATATTAACAAATGGAAAATGATTACACTgttatgtggaaaaaaaaaaaaaaaaaaagacaagatggccaggcacagtggctcacgcctgtaatcccagcactttgggagaatgaggtgggtggatcacctgaggtcaggagtttgagatcagcctggccaacatggtgaaaccctgtctctactaaaaatacaaaaaattagccaggcgtggtggcaggcacctataatcccagctactcaggaggctgaggcaggagaatcacttgaactcaggaggcagacgttgcagtgagccaagatcatgccactgcactccagcctgggcaagaagagcaaaaccgcatctcaaaaaaaacacacacacacacaagatataAAACCTCCTCTAGGATGGTcacaattcattttaaattatacatgaaTAAAAGACTAGAATAGgccgggcgaagtggctcacgcttgtaatcccagcactttgggaggctggggcaggtggatcacgaggtcaggagttcaaaaccagcctggccaagatggtgaaacttctctaccaaaaatactaaaattagccgggcatggtggcaggtgtctgtaatcccagctactcaagaggctgtggcagagaactgcttgaacccaggaggcggagtttgcagtgagctgagatcgtgccactacattccagcctgggtgacagagcaagactctgtctcaaaaaaaaagaagaaaatgaaccaGAATGTTAATAGCAACTCTCCCTTTgcatggttttatatttttctttatgtttttctgtaaGAACACGttactatttttcttctcttgaatGTTCAGGGACCAGAGTGTCCAAGGCACGTGCACCTCCTCAGGCCCATCCTTTTACGGCTCCTTCCAAGTATCACTTCCGGCAAGACCCCTTCCTGCTTTCTCCAACACggctttcttccttctctgaaaTCCTACAGCCAATAAAACCTGAGGTCGCTGCTACCACCACACGTCTGCACTTCATACACGTTACTCTTATCATCAGAAAACAATATAtatcttgtttaaaaataattctggggccgggcatggtggctcatgtctgtaatcccagcactttgggaggccaaggtgggagaattgcttgagcccaggagttcacgaccagcctgggcaacatggttattgtagggaccctgtctctacaaaaaataaaaacaaattcaccAGGTGGGCCCGCCCAACctctaaggaggctgaggtgggaggatcccatgAGCCCCAAAGGTCAAGACTACAgggagctgtgatggcaccactgccctcaagcctgggcaatagagcaagactctgttaaaaaaaaaataataatggccaggcgcagtggttcacgcctgtaatcccagcacttagggaggccaaggcaggcggatcacaaggtcaggagtttgagatcaccctggccaatatggtgaaaccccgtctctattaaaaatacaaaaattagctgggtgtggtggtacatgctgtagtcccagctactcaggaggctgaggcagaagaatcgcttgaactcgggaggcggagactgcaatgagccaagatcacaccactgcactccagcctgggcgacagagtgagactctatttcaaaaataataatagtaataacaataataataataggccaggcatggtggctcacacctgtaatcccagcactttggagaccgaggtgggcggatcacaaggtcaggagtttgagaccagcctggccaatatggtaaaacccctctctactaaaaatacaaaaattagctgggcatggtggcgtatgcctgtaatcccagctactgggggaggctgaggcaggagaatcacttgaacccgggaggcggagtgagctgagatcgcaccgctgcactccagcctgggcgacagagtgagactccgtctcgaaaaaataaaaaatgtaataataatgactgggcacggtggcttacacctgtactcccaacactttggaaggctgaggcagatggattgcttgagcccaggagtttgagaccagcctgaacaacatggcaaaataccatctctacaaaaaaaaaaatcaaaaaacatcagctgggcatggtggcacacacctgtcatctcagctacttgggaggctgaggtgggaggactgcctaaGCCcaaggaggttgaagctgcagtgaaccaggatcgtaccacggcactccagcctcggtgacagagtggctcacacctgtaatcccagtgctttgggaggctgaggcgagaggatcacttgagcccagaagttgaagaccagcctgggtaacagaccctatctctacaaaaaaaaaaaaaagaagaagaagaagaagaagaaaaagaaaaagaaaaaattagccacgtgtagtggcacgcacttgtagtcccagccactcaggaggctgaggcaggaagatcgcttgagcccaggagttcaaggctgcagtgagctgtgattatgccactgtactccagcgtacatgactgagaccctgtctctaaatatttaataataataattctgttcTCTGAAGCTACTTCTTCTAAGAAGCCTCCCAGAGCCCCAGACTTGCTTGCTCCCACCTGGGAACCTCcggccccacccctcccccaaccctgcgTAGTTCCTGCCTCCACAGTCTGGGTGCACGTGCTTTGAAGCCCTGTCAATCCCTGACCTTGCCAGTAAAGCATATGGCAGATGTTCAGCCAATGTCTGTTCCACCGAAGCTGCGCTCAGTCCTGGGGACCCCTTCAGCCTGACCACAGAGCAGGGCTGAGCACCAGTGGACCTCTCCAAACTCAGAGTTGGGGTCGCATGCCTCACCAAGGTCCAGGCATACCCCAGCCCACTCCCCGAGcagacacccccaccccaccccagggaGCTGCAGGGTAACATGTGGCCATGATTCTCAGTCCCAGAACTGGTAGAGCCAGTTCTTCACTGGGGGAGAGGAACAAAGGCTAAAGGAGGGCCCTGGGGCTGGGGTTTGTTGGCCCTTGGGCCCTCAGCCAGGACAGCCCTCTGGCACTCCCTGGAGTGCAGGGACATGGCACCCCAATGCCATGGTGGGGCAAGGAAGGACATCCCAGGAAACCCACAGAGCCATCTGGGAGCGCCTCCAGGAAGCTGCCATCCCTGACACTTTTCCCACCTCCCAGGCAGCTACTACCCCCTTCAAAGGGCAGCAACTAAGCACAAGCAGGCATGACCTCTGACCTAGTTCATCAGGCAGTATCACTGGGGGACTAAAtccaaaatgaagaaagagactTAATAGCCCATTCTGGAAGCAGAGGAGAGATTCCAGCCACGACAGATCCCAGCCTTGAACTTTAGGAACAGAACTTTGCCTccctctttcctcagcttgggCCTCCTCTCCTGGTCCCACTGTGGCTTGGACATTCAGATTTGGTGATCACCTGTCCAGGCCAAGTTGATGCTACAGGCATTAGTCAGGGTCACGGAGGCCCCTTAGGCTTCTAATGCGAGATACATGGCTCGGGGCCTACCTTAATGACCCCAGTTGGCCTCCACCCAGCCCAAGGAAGCTTCTAATACCTGATCTTCGAAGGAAGTGTTTTTGCTGGAGGTAGGCAGGCCCCTGCTTCTAGGGTCACAGAAACTGAGCTACTCTGGTGGAAAACCAGGTATCCTTCTtcccttattctttttcttttgtttgtttttgagtcagggtcttgctccgttgcccagactggagtacagtggcgcaatcatagctcactgtaacctcaaactcctgggctcaagcaatcctcccacctcagcctctgagttgCTGGTACGATAGGTGCACCCCACCCagtccagctaatttattttattttattttttagagatagggtcttgctgtgttgcccaggctggtctcaaactcctgggctcaagcaatcctcctgcctccacctcctaaagtgctaggattacagccatgagccaccacgcctggccaaaatcagatttttttttttttttttgagacggagtctcgctctattgcccaggctggagtgcagtggccggatctcggctcactgcaagctccgcctcctgggtttacgccatactcctgcctcagcctcccgagtagctgggactacagatgcctgccacctcacccggctagtttttttgtattttttagtagagacggggtttcaccgtgttagccaggatggtctcgatctcctgacctcgtgatccgcccgtctcagcctcccgaagtgctgggattacaggcttgagccaccgcgcccggccaaatttttatatttttagtagaggtggggtttctccatgttggtcaggctggtctcaaactcctgacctcaggtgatccgcccacctcagcctcccaaagtgctgggattacaggcgtgagccaccgtgcctggcccaaaattagatgtttttgttttgagacagtgtcttgctctgtcacccagactggagtacagtggcacgatctcagctcactacaagctccgcctcctgggttcacgccattctcctgcctcagcctcccgagtagctgggactacaggtgcccgccaccaagtctggctaatattttgtattttttttagtggagatggagtttcac
This genomic interval carries:
- the HID1 gene encoding protein HID1 isoform X1; its protein translation is MGSSDSKLNFRKAVIQLTTKTQPVEATDDAFWDQFWADTATSVQDVFALVPAAEIRAVREESPSNLATLCYKAVEKLVQGAESGCHSEKEKQIVLNCSRLLTRVLPYIFEDPDWRGFFWSTVPGAGRGGQGEEDDENARPLAESLLLAIADLLFCPDFTVQSHRRSTVDSAEDVHSLDSCEYIWEAGVGFAHSPQPNYIHDMNRMELLKLLLTCFSEAMYLPPAPESGSTNPWVQFFCSTENRHALPLFTSLLNTVCAYDPVGYGIPYNHLLFSDYREPLVEEAAQVLIVTLDHDSASSASPTVDGTTTGTAMDDADPPGPENLFVNYLSRIHREEDFQFILKGIARLLSNPLLQTYLPNSTKKIQFHQELLVLFWKLCDFNKKFLFFVLKSSDVLDILVPILFFLNDARADQSRVGLMHIGVFILLLLSGERNFGVRLNKPYSVRVPMDIPVFTGTHADLLIVVFHKIITSGHQRLQPLFDCLLTIVVNVSPYLKSLSMVTANKLLHLLEAFSTTWFLFSAAQNHHLVFFLLEVFNNIIQYQFDGNSNLVYAIIRKRSVFHQLANLPTDPPTIHKALQRRRRTPEPLSRTGSQEGTSMEGSRPAAPAEPGTLKTSLVATPGIDKLTEKSQVSEDGTLRSLEPEPQQSSEDGSPAKGEPSQAWREQRRPSSSSASGQWSPTPEWVLSWKSKLPLQTIMRLLQVLVPQVEKICIDKGLTDESEILRFLQHGTLVGLLPVPHPILIRKYQANSGTAMWFRTYMWGVIYLRNVDPPVWYDTDVKLFEIQRV
- the HID1 gene encoding protein HID1 isoform X2 encodes the protein MGSSDSKLNFRKAVIQLTTKTQPVEATDDAFWDQFWADTATSVQDVFALVPAAEIRAVREESPSNLATLCYKAVEKLVQGAESGCHSEKEKQIVLNCSRLLTRVLPYIFEDPDWRGFFWSTVPGAGRGGGEEDDENARPLAESLLLAIADLLFCPDFTVQSHRRSTVDSAEDVHSLDSCEYIWEAGVGFAHSPQPNYIHDMNRMELLKLLLTCFSEAMYLPPAPESGSTNPWVQFFCSTENRHALPLFTSLLNTVCAYDPVGYGIPYNHLLFSDYREPLVEEAAQVLIVTLDHDSASSASPTVDGTTTGTAMDDADPPGPENLFVNYLSRIHREEDFQFILKGIARLLSNPLLQTYLPNSTKKIQFHQELLVLFWKLCDFNKKFLFFVLKSSDVLDILVPILFFLNDARADQSRVGLMHIGVFILLLLSGERNFGVRLNKPYSVRVPMDIPVFTGTHADLLIVVFHKIITSGHQRLQPLFDCLLTIVVNVSPYLKSLSMVTANKLLHLLEAFSTTWFLFSAAQNHHLVFFLLEVFNNIIQYQFDGNSNLVYAIIRKRSVFHQLANLPTDPPTIHKALQRRRRTPEPLSRTGSQEGTSMEGSRPAAPAEPGTLKTSLVATPGIDKLTEKSQVSEDGTLRSLEPEPQQSSEDGSPAKGEPSQAWREQRRPSSSSASGQWSPTPEWVLSWKSKLPLQTIMRLLQVLVPQVEKICIDKGLTDESEILRFLQHGTLVGLLPVPHPILIRKYQANSGTAMWFRTYMWGVIYLRNVDPPVWYDTDVKLFEIQRV
- the HID1 gene encoding protein HID1 isoform X3; protein product: MGSSDSKLNFRKAVIQLTTKTQPVEATDDAFWDQFWADTATSVQDVFALVPAAEIRAVREESPSNLATLCYKQGEEDDENARPLAESLLLAIADLLFCPDFTVQSHRRSTVDSAEDVHSLDSCEYIWEAGVGFAHSPQPNYIHDMNRMELLKLLLTCFSEAMYLPPAPESGSTNPWVQFFCSTENRHALPLFTSLLNTVCAYDPVGYGIPYNHLLFSDYREPLVEEAAQVLIVTLDHDSASSASPTVDGTTTGTAMDDADPPGPENLFVNYLSRIHREEDFQFILKGIARLLSNPLLQTYLPNSTKKIQFHQELLVLFWKLCDFNKKFLFFVLKSSDVLDILVPILFFLNDARADQSRVGLMHIGVFILLLLSGERNFGVRLNKPYSVRVPMDIPVFTGTHADLLIVVFHKIITSGHQRLQPLFDCLLTIVVNVSPYLKSLSMVTANKLLHLLEAFSTTWFLFSAAQNHHLVFFLLEVFNNIIQYQFDGNSNLVYAIIRKRSVFHQLANLPTDPPTIHKALQRRRRTPEPLSRTGSQEGTSMEGSRPAAPAEPGTLKTSLVATPGIDKLTEKSQVSEDGTLRSLEPEPQQSSEDGSPAKGEPSQAWREQRRPSSSSASGQWSPTPEWVLSWKSKLPLQTIMRLLQVLVPQVEKICIDKGLTDESEILRFLQHGTLVGLLPVPHPILIRKYQANSGTAMWFRTYMWGVIYLRNVDPPVWYDTDVKLFEIQRV